One genomic segment of Pseudomonas fortuita includes these proteins:
- a CDS encoding NAD-dependent epimerase/dehydratase family protein, translated as MTTTNRKPFNRLLLTGAAGGLGQVLRQALQAHANIVRVSDISPMAAAAGEHEQVINCDLADKAGVSALAEDVDAIVHLGGISTERAFEEILQANIVGTFHIYEAARKHGIKRVVFASSNHVTGFYPQGEQVDAHSPRRPDCYYGLSKAYGEDLATFYFHRYGIETVSLRIGSSFPEPRNVRMLSTWLSYGDLAHLVDRALLAENVGHTVVYGVSANRDLWWSNRHAAHLDFNPKDSAERFRPALEQQPKPATDDPTAHLQGGAFTAAGPFDD; from the coding sequence ATGACCACGACCAACCGCAAACCCTTCAACCGCCTGCTGCTCACCGGCGCCGCCGGCGGGCTCGGGCAAGTGCTTCGCCAAGCACTGCAAGCACACGCCAACATCGTGCGCGTATCAGACATCAGCCCCATGGCAGCGGCTGCGGGCGAGCATGAGCAAGTCATCAACTGCGACCTGGCCGACAAGGCCGGCGTATCGGCCCTGGCCGAGGATGTGGACGCCATCGTGCACCTGGGCGGCATCTCCACCGAGCGTGCCTTCGAAGAGATTCTGCAAGCCAACATCGTCGGCACCTTCCACATCTATGAGGCCGCCCGAAAGCACGGCATCAAGCGCGTGGTGTTCGCCAGCTCGAACCATGTCACCGGCTTTTACCCTCAAGGCGAACAGGTAGATGCGCATTCGCCGCGCCGACCAGACTGCTACTACGGGTTGTCGAAGGCCTACGGCGAAGACCTGGCCACGTTCTACTTCCACCGCTACGGCATCGAAACCGTCAGCCTGCGCATCGGCTCTTCATTCCCCGAACCACGCAATGTGCGCATGCTGTCCACCTGGCTGAGCTACGGCGACCTGGCGCATCTGGTAGATCGCGCATTGCTCGCCGAAAACGTCGGCCATACCGTGGTGTACGGTGTCTCAGCCAACCGCGACCTCTGGTGGAGCAACCGCCACGCCGCACACCTGGACTTCAATCCGAAGGACAGTGCCGAGCGCTTCCGCCCGGCCCTGGAGCAGCAGCCAAAGCCCGCTACAGATGACCCGACGGCCCACCTGCAAGGTGGCGCCTTCACCGCTGCCGGCCCTTTTGACGACTAA
- a CDS encoding SMP-30/gluconolactonase/LRE family protein: protein MTAELITDARNATGESPVWHPQENALYWVDIPAGRLHRWQPDGQTHHWAADEMLGCIVRRQQGHWLGAMESGIFHLTAQADGRLVADKRTSVEHARPGMRFNDGRCDRQGRFWAGTMQTNMGAEPVGALYRYDATADATVKPMQARLDRLIVPNGMAFSPDGKTLYVSDSHPSVQLIWAFDYDIDSGTPHNRRIFVDMNQHPGRPDGAAVDAEGCYWICAIDAGQVLRFTPEGKLDRALPLPVKKPTMCAFGGPQLDTLFVTSIRPQGIDLSDQPLAGGVFALNPGVKGLPEPIAGG, encoded by the coding sequence ATGACAGCCGAACTGATTACCGATGCACGCAATGCCACAGGCGAAAGCCCGGTCTGGCACCCGCAGGAAAATGCCTTGTACTGGGTAGATATACCGGCAGGCCGCCTGCACCGCTGGCAACCAGACGGCCAGACACATCACTGGGCCGCAGACGAAATGCTCGGCTGCATCGTCCGTCGCCAGCAAGGCCACTGGCTTGGGGCCATGGAGAGCGGGATCTTTCACCTCACCGCCCAGGCTGACGGTCGCCTGGTTGCCGACAAGCGCACCAGCGTCGAACACGCGAGGCCCGGCATGCGTTTCAATGACGGACGTTGTGACCGCCAGGGGCGCTTTTGGGCCGGTACGATGCAAACAAACATGGGCGCCGAGCCGGTGGGTGCGCTTTACCGATATGACGCGACGGCGGACGCAACGGTAAAGCCAATGCAAGCACGACTGGACAGGCTGATCGTGCCCAACGGCATGGCGTTCAGCCCGGACGGCAAAACACTGTATGTCTCCGACTCGCACCCCAGCGTTCAGCTGATCTGGGCCTTCGACTACGACATCGACAGCGGCACACCGCACAACCGCCGAATATTCGTCGACATGAACCAGCACCCCGGCCGACCGGACGGGGCTGCGGTAGATGCCGAGGGTTGCTACTGGATTTGCGCGATCGATGCCGGTCAGGTACTGCGCTTTACCCCCGAAGGGAAGCTGGATCGCGCCCTGCCGCTACCGGTAAAGAAACCGACCATGTGCGCATTCGGCGGCCCGCAGCTGGATACGCTGTTCGTGACGTCGATTCGCCCACAAGGCATCGA